Proteins encoded within one genomic window of Fibrobacter sp. UWB16:
- the rimI gene encoding ribosomal protein S18-alanine N-acetyltransferase produces the protein MKLRNMTESDLPQVLELQRELAFQDWNEKQFLSEIRASYAYCVVCEDEAKLLGYAIFHLLGPDSELLSIATRSSEQRKGIGSQLLKAGLDKLTESGDQCFLEVRNGNAKARAFYEKHGFKLYSVRKKYYSDGEDAALYKFSR, from the coding sequence ATGAAACTGCGAAATATGACAGAATCCGATTTGCCACAAGTTCTCGAATTGCAACGGGAACTTGCGTTTCAGGATTGGAATGAGAAGCAGTTTCTGTCGGAAATCCGCGCAAGTTACGCATACTGCGTTGTTTGTGAAGATGAAGCCAAGCTTTTAGGTTATGCCATATTCCATTTGCTCGGACCTGATTCCGAACTGTTGAGCATTGCGACTCGTTCATCTGAACAGAGAAAGGGCATCGGCAGTCAACTTTTGAAAGCGGGTTTAGACAAACTCACCGAAAGCGGCGATCAATGCTTTTTGGAAGTCCGCAACGGGAACGCCAAGGCTCGAGCATTTTACGAGAAGCACGGATTCAAGTTGTATAGCGTCCGCAAAAAATATTATTCCGATGGCGAAGACGCCGCATTGTACAAATTCAGCAGGTAA
- the tsaB gene encoding tRNA (adenosine(37)-N6)-threonylcarbamoyltransferase complex dimerization subunit type 1 TsaB, with protein sequence MNYDLFVDTSRKGIAMALCADSVYEEMVDPSAKGEILSASLDNLLAKVGATLDDVKRVMVTVGPGSFSGLRTGVAFCQGLCFSGKRNLYGVTTLQALACFAGAPDESVAVVIRARNGFWYLRLNNEESFIETADVVARLQASSVKNAVVDAAALADEALVAVFKDKGIATVLDTDKKLNMWAPLFDTVKPSLIQEANYIQPSYFEKLKV encoded by the coding sequence ATGAACTACGATCTTTTTGTAGACACATCCCGAAAGGGTATTGCAATGGCGCTGTGCGCGGACTCCGTGTACGAAGAAATGGTCGATCCATCTGCCAAGGGCGAAATCCTGAGCGCAAGCTTGGATAACCTTTTGGCTAAGGTCGGCGCCACTCTCGATGACGTGAAGCGCGTCATGGTGACTGTCGGGCCGGGCTCGTTCAGCGGACTGCGTACGGGCGTTGCATTCTGCCAGGGACTTTGCTTTAGTGGCAAACGCAATTTGTATGGTGTGACGACATTGCAAGCACTTGCCTGCTTCGCCGGCGCTCCCGATGAATCTGTTGCGGTCGTAATTCGCGCACGCAATGGATTCTGGTACTTGCGTTTGAACAACGAAGAGAGCTTTATCGAAACCGCAGACGTTGTAGCACGACTCCAGGCAAGTTCTGTGAAGAACGCCGTCGTCGATGCAGCCGCACTTGCAGACGAAGCACTCGTCGCCGTGTTCAAGGACAAGGGAATCGCAACGGTTCTCGACACCGACAAGAAGCTCAACATGTGGGCTCCGCTTTTTGATACAGTGAAGCCTTCGCTCATTCAAGAAGCGAACTACATCCAGCCCTCGTACTTCGAGAAGTTGAAGGTGTAG
- a CDS encoding D-alanine--D-alanine ligase, which yields MSRLRVLVLMGGPSTEHDVSVVSGTGVVRAMDPEKYNIHPVLIDKDGTWHWSSRELSPYQKANFSANYFHSLEGSAANKKKSPALSELPSADIAFLALHGKWGEDGHIQAMLENWNIPYTGCGLLASALAMDKIKSKEIYRANGIPTPPYRVIWKHDFTGDTLVSVADELGYPLVIKDPLGGSSIGIGIAKNLDEAGKIAQDLFKDSNRLLCEKFIAGGEASCGYIEGEKPLPPTEMRMTTREYFDFEAKYNGECQEVTPAEFAPELTARIQELVKNAHYALGGAGYSRTDVRITKDGELFAIETNTLPGMTPTSLLPQQAACVGITYSQLIDLIIDKSLEIKR from the coding sequence ATGTCCCGTTTACGCGTTTTGGTATTGATGGGCGGTCCATCTACTGAACATGATGTTTCTGTCGTTAGCGGTACTGGCGTTGTGCGCGCCATGGATCCGGAAAAGTACAACATCCACCCGGTGCTCATTGACAAGGACGGCACCTGGCACTGGTCTTCCCGTGAACTTTCTCCGTACCAGAAAGCAAATTTCTCGGCAAACTATTTCCACAGCCTCGAAGGTTCAGCCGCCAACAAGAAGAAGTCTCCGGCACTTTCGGAACTCCCGTCGGCTGACATCGCATTCCTCGCCCTCCACGGCAAGTGGGGCGAAGACGGTCACATCCAGGCCATGCTCGAAAACTGGAACATCCCGTACACGGGTTGCGGCCTTTTGGCATCGGCACTCGCCATGGACAAGATCAAGTCCAAAGAAATTTACCGTGCAAACGGCATCCCGACTCCGCCTTACCGCGTGATCTGGAAGCACGACTTTACCGGTGACACACTCGTAAGCGTTGCCGACGAACTCGGATACCCGCTTGTGATCAAGGACCCGCTGGGAGGCTCTTCCATCGGCATTGGTATCGCCAAGAATCTCGACGAAGCCGGCAAGATTGCACAGGACTTGTTCAAGGATTCTAACCGTTTGCTCTGCGAAAAGTTCATCGCCGGTGGCGAAGCTAGCTGCGGCTACATCGAAGGTGAAAAGCCGCTCCCGCCGACTGAAATGCGCATGACGACCCGCGAATACTTCGACTTCGAAGCGAAGTACAACGGCGAATGCCAGGAAGTCACTCCGGCTGAATTTGCACCGGAACTCACCGCACGCATTCAGGAACTTGTGAAGAATGCCCACTACGCTTTGGGCGGCGCAGGCTACAGCCGCACGGACGTCCGCATCACGAAGGACGGAGAACTCTTTGCAATTGAAACGAACACGCTCCCGGGCATGACCCCGACATCGCTGTTGCCGCAACAGGCAGCTTGCGTTGGCATCACCTACAGCCAGCTCATCGACCTCATCATCGACAAGAGCTTGGAGATTAAGCGTTAG
- a CDS encoding NAD(P)-dependent oxidoreductase, protein MRVFVTGGTGFIGHYVVKALLEKGHEVVVATRHPNKVPTLRANPNVSFVEAALTDFEKMGEGLIGCDACIHVALGWGDTPSAMLMNDTRATVALLEMSARAGCDKFIMTSSTSAMGRVRSEMRETTSNLPIDLYGATKAAGEAYVLGFSHGYGSQFPEVKMKRNIIRPGYTFGNPAFPDGCSQPDRRFFEMAYAVKENRDINIIKNDGTQFIHASQQAEIYMKLLESDYNEEIFLGLGSEWISWKEIAQKMIALKPGCTSKIVETDMGWGDEPMLYDVQKIRDCFGLAFDAHDYLDEHIRWTFENA, encoded by the coding sequence ATGCGAGTTTTTGTAACGGGTGGAACTGGTTTTATTGGCCATTACGTGGTCAAGGCGCTTTTGGAGAAAGGTCACGAAGTTGTTGTCGCAACGCGCCACCCGAACAAGGTGCCGACATTAAGAGCTAATCCGAATGTCTCGTTTGTCGAGGCTGCTCTTACGGATTTTGAAAAAATGGGCGAAGGCCTGATTGGTTGCGACGCCTGCATTCATGTGGCTCTTGGCTGGGGCGATACCCCGAGTGCCATGCTCATGAACGATACGCGTGCAACGGTGGCTCTCCTTGAAATGTCTGCTAGGGCTGGTTGCGACAAGTTTATTATGACGAGTAGCACTTCGGCAATGGGTCGTGTGCGTTCCGAAATGCGTGAAACCACGAGCAATTTGCCGATTGATCTGTACGGTGCAACAAAGGCTGCGGGTGAAGCTTACGTGCTTGGCTTTAGCCACGGTTACGGAAGCCAGTTCCCTGAAGTCAAGATGAAACGCAATATCATTCGTCCGGGCTATACGTTCGGTAATCCGGCGTTCCCCGATGGTTGCTCGCAGCCGGACCGCCGCTTCTTTGAAATGGCTTACGCCGTCAAGGAAAACCGCGATATCAACATCATCAAGAACGACGGTACGCAGTTTATCCATGCTTCCCAGCAAGCTGAAATTTATATGAAATTGCTGGAATCCGACTACAACGAAGAAATCTTCTTGGGGCTCGGTTCCGAATGGATCAGCTGGAAGGAAATCGCACAGAAGATGATTGCTCTCAAGCCGGGCTGCACTTCCAAGATTGTGGAAACCGACATGGGCTGGGGCGATGAACCGATGCTCTATGACGTCCAGAAAATCAGGGATTGTTTCGGTCTTGCGTTTGACGCTCACGATTACTTAGACGAACACATCCGCTGGACTTTCGAAAACGCATAA
- the purF gene encoding amidophosphoribosyltransferase, with protein MLEELHEECGVIGIYNGDNVARNVAMGLYALQHRGQESAGFAVSDGDKVRVRKSMGLVSTLLRDYNIDELQGFAGIGHVRYSTTGASTLANAQPILISCKWGQIAVAHNGNITNAPELRAEMEADGHIFQTTSDSEILLHEIARTKADTLGEAIKIAISKFTGSFCLVFLSKDTMYVARDGYGFRPLSIARMGKSWCVASETCAFDLLGANYVRDIQPGEFLTITKNGLHSERFTQKDRLAHCIFEYIYFSRPDSKIFEQSCDKIRRKMGKQLAKECPVDADIVISVPDSATTAALGYAQASGIRFEIGLLRNHYVGRTFIDPTQNVREQKVRLKFNPIEGVLKNKRVCVVEDSIVRGTTLRILSRMLRDAGALEVHIRIASPPVAHPCFFGMDFPSQGELAASSMTPDEIAKMLGVESLGYLSVEGMKNCTGEGENYCAACFDNCYPDYIGAHAEKTRCG; from the coding sequence CCGCAATGTAGCCATGGGACTTTACGCATTGCAGCACCGCGGTCAAGAAAGTGCCGGGTTCGCTGTTTCTGACGGAGACAAAGTCCGAGTCCGCAAGTCCATGGGTCTGGTTTCCACCCTTTTAAGAGATTACAATATCGACGAACTGCAAGGTTTTGCAGGCATTGGACACGTGCGTTACAGCACGACCGGAGCCTCGACCCTCGCGAACGCTCAGCCGATTTTGATCAGCTGCAAATGGGGGCAAATCGCAGTCGCCCACAACGGGAACATCACAAACGCTCCCGAACTCCGCGCCGAGATGGAAGCCGACGGTCACATTTTCCAGACCACATCCGATTCTGAAATTCTCCTGCACGAAATCGCCCGCACCAAGGCGGACACTTTAGGCGAAGCCATCAAGATTGCCATCAGCAAATTTACCGGCAGCTTCTGCCTCGTATTCTTAAGCAAAGACACGATGTACGTCGCCCGCGACGGTTACGGTTTTAGACCGCTCTCGATTGCCCGCATGGGAAAATCTTGGTGCGTCGCTAGCGAAACTTGCGCATTCGACTTGCTCGGCGCGAACTACGTTCGTGACATCCAGCCCGGCGAATTCTTGACCATCACCAAGAACGGTCTCCATTCCGAACGCTTTACGCAAAAAGACCGCCTCGCCCACTGCATTTTCGAATACATCTACTTTAGCCGCCCGGACTCCAAGATTTTCGAACAGAGTTGCGACAAGATTCGCCGCAAGATGGGCAAGCAGCTCGCCAAGGAATGCCCGGTCGATGCCGACATCGTTATTTCCGTGCCGGACAGCGCCACCACAGCAGCACTCGGCTACGCACAAGCTAGCGGCATCCGTTTTGAAATCGGACTTTTGAGAAACCATTACGTGGGCCGTACATTCATTGACCCGACGCAAAACGTGCGCGAACAGAAAGTCCGCTTAAAGTTCAACCCGATTGAAGGTGTGCTTAAGAACAAACGCGTTTGTGTTGTCGAAGACTCCATCGTTCGCGGAACAACGCTCCGCATTCTCTCCAGAATGCTGCGCGATGCGGGTGCCCTCGAAGTGCACATCCGCATTGCATCACCTCCGGTCGCCCACCCGTGCTTCTTCGGGATGGACTTCCCGAGCCAGGGCGAACTTGCCGCAAGCTCCATGACTCCCGACGAAATCGCCAAGATGCTCGGTGTCGAAAGCCTCGGCTACCTGAGCGTCGAAGGCATGAAGAACTGCACCGGCGAAGGTGAAAACTACTGCGCCGCATGCTTTGACAACTGCTACCCCGACTACATCGGGGCGCACGCCGAAAAAACGAGATGCGGGTAA